One Tachysurus fulvidraco isolate hzauxx_2018 chromosome 2, HZAU_PFXX_2.0, whole genome shotgun sequence DNA segment encodes these proteins:
- the LOC113651102 gene encoding histone H2A-like: MSGRGKTGGKTRAKAKSRSSRAGLQFPVGRVHRLLRKGNYAQRVGAGAPVYLAAVLEYLTAEILELAGNAARDNKKTRIIPRHLQLAVRNDEELNKLLGGVTIAQGGVLPNIQAVLLPKKTEKAVKTK; encoded by the coding sequence ATGAGCGGAAGAGGCAAAACCGGAGGTAAAACTAGGGCAAAGGCTAAGAGTCGCTCATCCAGAGCTGGACTGCAGTTCCCTGTGGGTCGTGTGCACAGGCTTCTGCGTAAAGGTAATTACGCCCAGCGCGTCGGTGCCGGCGCTCCGGTTTACTTGGCCGCAGTGCTCGAGTACCTGACTGCTGAGATCCTAGAGTTGGCTGGCAACGCCGCCCGTGACAACAAGAAGACCCGCATCATTCCCCGCCACCTGCAGCTTGCTGTGCGTAACGACGAGGAGTTGAACAAACTGCTCGGAGGAGTGACCATCGCTCAGGGAGGTGTACTGCCCAACATTCAGGCCGTGCTGCTGCCCAAGAAGACTGAGAAGGCCGTCAAGACCAAGTAA
- the LOC113651099 gene encoding histone H3 has protein sequence MARTKQTARKSTGGKAPRKQLATKAARKSAPATGGVKKPHRYRPGTVALREIRRYQKSTELLIRKLPFQRLVREIAQDFKTDLRFQSSAVMALQEASEAYLVGLFEDTNLCAIHAKRVTIMPKDIQLARRIRGERA, from the coding sequence ATGGCAAGAACCAAGCAGACCGCCCGTAAATCCACTGGTGGCAAAGCGCCCAGGAAGCAGCTCGCCACTAAGGCTGCTCGCAAGAGCGCCCCGGCTACCGGCGGCGTGAAGAAGCCTCACCGTTACAGGCCCGGCACCGTGGCTCTCAGGGAGATCCGCCGTTATCAGAAGTCTACTGAGCTGCTTATCCGCAAGCTGCCCTTCCAGCGCCTGGTGAGAGAAATCGCTCAGGATTTCAAGACCGATTTGCGTTTCCAGAGCTCGGCCGTCATGGCCTTGCAGGAGGCTAGCGAGGCATACCTGGTCGGTCTGTTCGAGGACACCAATCTGTGCGCCATTCACGCAAAGCGAGTGACCATCATGCCTAAGGACATTCAGCTGGCCCGCCGTATTCGCGGAGAGCGCGCTTAA
- the LOC113651104 gene encoding histone H2B isoform X4 — translation MPEPAKTAPKKGSKKAVTKTAGKGGKKRRKTRKESYAIYVYKVLKQVHPDTGISSKAMGIMNSFVNDIFERIAGESSRLAHYNKRSTITSREIQTAVRLLLPGELAKHAVSEGTKAVTKYTSSK, via the coding sequence ATGCCTGAACCAGCTAAGACCGCGCCCAAGAAGGGTTCCAAGAAAGCCGTGACCAAGACTGCAGGGAAAGGCGGCAAGAAGCGCAGAAAGACCAGGAAGGAGAGTTACGCCATCTACGTGTACAAAGTCCTGAAGCAGGTGCACCCTGATACCGGGATCTCCTCTAAGGCCATGGGCATCATGAACTCGTTCGTCAACGACATTTTTGAGCGCATCGCCGGTGAGTCTTCTCGTCTGGCTCACTACAACAAGCgctccaccatcacctctaGGGAGATCCAGACTGCCGTGCGTCTGTTGCTTCCCGGAGAGTTGGCCAAGCACGCCGTGTCTGAGGGCACAAAGGCCGTCACCAAGTACACCAGCTCCAAGTAA
- the LOC113651104 gene encoding histone H2B isoform X3: MPEPAKTAPKKGSKKAVTKTAGKGGKKRRKTRKESYAIYVYKVLKQVHPDTGISSKAMGIMNSFVNDIFERIAGESSRLAHYNKRSTITSREIQTAVRLLLPGELAKHAVSEGTKAVTKYTSSKQ; this comes from the coding sequence ATGCCTGAACCAGCTAAGACCGCGCCCAAGAAGGGTTCCAAGAAAGCCGTGACCAAGACTGCAGGGAAAGGCGGCAAGAAGCGCAGAAAGACCAGGAAGGAGAGTTACGCCATCTACGTGTACAAAGTCCTGAAGCAGGTGCACCCTGATACCGGGATCTCCTCTAAGGCCATGGGCATCATGAACTCGTTCGTCAACGACATTTTTGAGCGCATCGCCGGTGAGTCTTCTCGTCTGGCTCACTACAACAAGCgctccaccatcacctctaGGGAGATCCAGACTGCCGTGCGTCTGTTGCTTCCCGGAGAGTTGGCCAAGCACGCCGTGTCTGAGGGCACAAAGGCCGTCACCAAGTACACCAGCTCCAA
- the LOC113651104 gene encoding histone H2B isoform X2, with protein sequence MPEPAKTAPKKGSKKAVTKTAGKGGKKRRKTRKESYAIYVYKVLKQVHPDTGISSKAMGIMNSFVNDIFERIAGESSRLAHYNKRSTITSREIQTAVRLLLPGELAKHAVSEGTKAVTKYTSSNHLV encoded by the coding sequence ATGCCTGAACCAGCTAAGACCGCGCCCAAGAAGGGTTCCAAGAAAGCCGTGACCAAGACTGCAGGGAAAGGCGGCAAGAAGCGCAGAAAGACCAGGAAGGAGAGTTACGCCATCTACGTGTACAAAGTCCTGAAGCAGGTGCACCCTGATACCGGGATCTCCTCTAAGGCCATGGGCATCATGAACTCGTTCGTCAACGACATTTTTGAGCGCATCGCCGGTGAGTCTTCTCGTCTGGCTCACTACAACAAGCgctccaccatcacctctaGGGAGATCCAGACTGCCGTGCGTCTGTTGCTTCCCGGAGAGTTGGCCAAGCACGCCGTGTCTGAGGGCACAAAGGCCGTCACCAAGTACACCAGCTCCAA
- the LOC113651106 gene encoding histone H4, which translates to MSGRGKGGKGLGKGGAKRHRKVLRDNIQGITKPAIRRLARRGGVKRISGLIYEETRGVLKVFLENVIRDAVTYTEHAKRKTVTAMDVVYALKRQGRTLYGFGG; encoded by the coding sequence ATGTCTGGTAGAGGTAAAGGCGGTAAGGGACTCGGCAAAGGGGGCGCTAAGCGTCATCGTAAGGTCCTTCGCGATAATATCCAGGGAATCACCAAGCCGGCTATTCGCCGTCTGGCTCGCCGTGGCGGTGTTAAGCGTATTTCCGGCCTGATCTACGAAGAGACTCGCGGTGTGCTGAAGGTCTTCTTGGAGAACGTCATCCGCGACGCCGTCACCTACACCGAGCACGCCAAAAGAAAGACCGTCACCGCCATGGATGTGGTGTACGCTCTGAAACGCCAGGGACGTACTCTGTACGGCTTCGGCGGATAA